From the genome of Labedella gwakjiensis:
TGCTCTTCGGCTTCTCGGGAGGGGCGCAGTTCGCCCACCGCTTCGCCCTCGCGCATCCCGCCCGGCTCTCCGCGCTCAGCATCGCGGCACCCGGAAACGTGACGCTCATCGGCTCCCCCCGCGCATGGTGGCCCGGCGTGCGGAACGTCCACGAGGTGATCGGCGCGGTCCTCGACCTGGACGCCCTCCGGTCCGTGCCCGTCCACGCCGTCGTCGGGGCCGCCGACGACGGACGCGACGCGATCCGCGTCGACCCGACGGAGCCGCGCTGGGTCGAGGGCGCGAACGATGCCGGCGTCACGCGCGGGGCGAGGCTGGCGTCGCTCGTCGGGGACTGGCGCGCGCACGGAGTCGAGGTGCGACACGAGGTCCTCGCGGGAGTCGCTCACGAGCTCCCGCCGCTCGCGACAGCGGCCCAGCACTTCTTCGACGCCGTCCTCCCCGCCGTCGAGGACGGCGCGCCGACCACCGCTCCGGGTCGGGGAGGACTCGCATGAGGTTCCGTCCGAACGCCCTCAAGCGACGCCTGCTGTCGGGCGTTCCGCAGAACGCGGCGTGGCTGTTCACCGCGGATGTCGACGCGGCCGAGATCCTGGGCGGCAGCGGCTTCGATGCTCTCATCCTCGACCGCGAGCACACGGCGGTGAGCATGGAACGCACGCTCGAGCAGGTGCGCGCGATCCGGTCAGCCGGGGAGTCGACCGTGCTCGTCCGCGTCCGCCGCGGGGACCCGGCCGAGGTCGCCGTCCTCCTCGACATGGGAGCGGAAGGGCTGCTCCTCCCCGATGCGCGGTCCGCCGCGGAGGTGCGCGGCTTCGTCGCGTCCACACGGTATCCGCCGAGCGGGACACGCGGTGCCCACTACACGGTGTCGAGAGCAGCCGGGTGGGGCGGACAGGCGGAGGAGTACCGCGAGGGCGCCGAGCGCGAACTCCTCCTCATCGCGATGATCGAGAGCGCCGAGGGTGCGGATGCCGTCCCCGACCTCGCGGACGTCGACGGCCTCGACATGCTCTTCATCGGCCCGCTCGACCTGTCGGGATCGGTCGGTGCCTTCGGGGCGTGGGAGGACCCGCGGTACCTCGAGGCCCTCGACCGCACCGAGTCCCTCGCGCTGGCCGGTGGGATGATGCTCGGTGGTGCGCTCGCCCCGCCGGGTGACGCCGCCGCGTGGGTCAGCCGCGGACATCTCCTCGTGACGGTCGGCAGCGACGTGACGTTCCTCCGGTCGGCAGCCAGTACCGCGCGCTCGACCTTCCCCTCCTGAACAGAAAGGGTGACCATCATGCAGATCATCGAGGGAGTCTCGCCTTACGACGGCGCGCTCACCGCCTACCGCGTCGTCGCGCACGACGGTGACGTCCTCGGTTCCGAGGGTGTCACTCCGCTCGTGGTGGTCCACGGGGGGCCTGGCTGCACGCTCGACTACCTCCTGAGCCTCACCGACCTCGTCCGCCCGGGTCGTCCGGTGGTCTTCTACGACCAGATCGGCAACGGTCGATCGACCCACCGTCCGGATGCGCCAGCGAGCCTGTGGACCGTCGAGTTCTTCCTCGGAGAGCTCGACGCGCTTCTCGACACCCTCGGGATCGCGGGGTCCTACGATCTGCTCGGCCAGTCGTGGGGCGGGATGCTCGGCTCCGAACACGCGGTGCGGCGACCGGCGGGTCTCCGCCGGTTGATCCTCGCGAACTCCCCGGCCTCGATGCCCCGCTGGCGACGGGCCGCCCTCGAGCTGCGCGCCCAGCTGCCGGAGGACGTGCAGCGCACGCTCGACGCCCACGAGGCCGCCGGCACGATCGACAGCGCGGAGTACCGCTCGGCGAGCGATGTCTTCTACGCCCGGCACGTCTGCCGGGTCGTCCCGCAGCCTCCCGACGTCGCCGCGACGTTCGCGCAGCTCGACGCGGACCCCACCGTCTACCGTGCGATGAACGGCCCGACCGAGTTCCACGTCGTGGGGTCCTTGCGCGAGTGGAGCGTGGAGGACCGGCTCCACCGGATCCAAGTGCCGACCCTCGTCATCAACGGACGGTACGACGAGGCGACGGACGACACCGTCGCGCCCTTCGTCGACCTCATCCCCGACGCACGGCACCACCGGTTCGAGGACTCGAGCCACATGCCGCACTGGGAGGAGCGCGCCGCCTACGTGGACGTCGTCGCCCGCTTCCTCGACGCCTGAACACCCTCCCGCCCGTCCGGTCCCCGTCCGCCGGGACTCACCAGAGCCCCCCACGTCGTGCGTTCGCGCCGACTCGCGGCGCTCTTCTGCCGCAGATCGGCGCAAAAGCTCTACCTCACGAGGGACTGGGGAGGCCGGGCGGGGTCAGGGGGTGAGGAGCCACGCGAGCTCGGCGCGGAGAAGGGCGTGGCGCGCTCGACTCGCGAACGCCGCGCCGTCGTGACCGAGGGCGTCGTAGACGACGCGGGCATGGCCGGACGTATGCGACCAGGCGATCGGGTGCTCGACGCCTTCGTGCCCGTGCCAGCCGATCGCGTCTACGTCATCGACCGCGAGAGCCGTGTAGAACTCATCCACGACGGTGACCGACGACACCCCGGCGCCCTCGGTGATCGGATGGCGCTCTGCCAGCCGGACGGTCCCTTGGCCCTGCGGCGGGTGGAAGGTCTCGCCCCGGATCCATCGGCCGCCGAGGATCTCGCGCCACCGGGCCCATTCGGTGAACGCGGTCGACGAGGAATGGACGGCGAGCACGGGGCGCCCCGCGGCGAGATGCGCCTCGATCCCCTCGGCGGCCCCCGCGCCCGGGACGGACGGCCTCGGGTTCCCGATGTTCACCACGAGGAGATCGGGAGGCGTGTCCGTCTCGGCGAGGCCGGCGAAGGCCGTGTCCGGGTCGTCGTCGATCACCACATCGAGGCCGACGCGCGAGATCACGCCGGCGAGTGCCGCCGACGTCTCGGCGAACGGATGCCACGGATCGAGGTACCGCCCACCACCGGAGACGAGGAGCGCGGTCCGGCGCGGCGACCCCGCCTGGTCTCCCGCGGCGACGATCAGGTGCCTCATCGCGCGTCCTCCGCGGCCGGATCGAGAAAAGGCGCGACGAGTGCCTCGAAGCGCTCGCGCGCGAGCCGCACGACTCCGGACGGGTCGGCGTCCCAGATGTCCTGGTTGAAGATCTCGACCTCCACGTCGCCTCGATACCCGGCAGCGGAGACCGCGGACGTGAGCGGTCCGAAGTCGATGTGCCCGTCACCCATCATGCCCCGCGCGAGGAGCACGTCGGCGGGGATGGGCGTGGGGAAGTCGCAGACCTGGTAGCTCGCGATGCGGCCGCCGCGGCCGGCCCGGGCGATCTGCGCGAGGACCTCGGGATCCCACCACACGTGAAACGTGTCGACGACCACGCCCACCGCATCGGCGGGGAACTGTTCCGCGATGTCGAGCGCCTGGCCGAGGGTCGAGACGACGGCCCGGTCGGCGACGTACATGGGGTGCAGCGGCTCGATCGCGAGCACCACCTGAGCGGCGGCAGCGGCGTCGGCGATTGCGCCGATCGCGTCGCGGACCCGTTCCCGCGCCCCGGCGAGATCGCGCGACCCGGCGGGGAGGCCCCCGGCTACGAGGACGAGGACGGGGGCACCCACGTCGTGCGCCTCCTCGATGGCCCGGAGATTGCCGTCGTGGGCGGCTCGTGCGGCGCGGGGCTCCGGGTCGGTGAAGAAGCCGCCGCGACACAGGCTCGACACGCGGAGCCCCGCATCCACGACGGCGCGCGCGGTGTCGGCCACCCCGAACTCGGCGAGCGCCTCGCGCCACAGCCCGACCGCGGGGACACCCGCCCCGACGGCAGCCGAGACGAGCTCGGGGATCGATGCGCGCCGCACGGTCCACTGATTGATCGAGAGCCGCCGGGCGGTGCCCGTCGCGCTCATGTTCGACCGATCCGCACGACGCCGCCCACCGCGAGGAGAGCATGCCACCTCTCGGCGGCGAGTTCGGGGTCCTCGAGGGCACCGCACGCGTTCGCGGCCTCCACGATCGCGCTCAGGTGCGGCAGGCTCCGCGCCGACTGCAGACCACCGACCATCGAGAATCCCGACTGGCGCCCATTGAGCCACGAGAGGAAGGCGATACCCGTCTTGTAGAACGGCGTCGGGGCGGCGAAGATCCGCCGCGACAGCACCTCGGTCGGTCCCAGGATGCGCCGGTACCCGTCGACGTCGTCTTCGTCGAGCCGCTGGATCGCGGCGGAGGCGTGCGGCGCGATCGCCGCGAACGCGCCGAGGAGCGCGTCCGAGTGCCCGCCGACGTCGCCCGCGATGAGGTCGACGTAGCCGAAGTCGTCCCCGGTGAAGAGGCGGACTCCGTCCGGGAGCCGCCGCCGCACGTCGATCTCGAGGTCCGCGTCGAGCAGGCTCATCTTGACCCCTCGCACGCGGTCGGAGGCCGCGATGATGTCGAGAAGGGCCCGCGGGGCGTCGCGGGTGTCGACGGAACCGAAGTAGCCCGAGAGCCGCGGGTCGAAGGCGGGACCGAGCCAGTGGAGGATCACGGGACTCATCGCCCGCTCGAGGACCTCCCGGTACACCCGGGCGTAGTCGGCGGCAGATCGCGCGGCTCGCGCCAGGTGCCGGCTGGCCATGAGGACGACGCCGGCACCCGTCTCCTCGACGACCGCGAGCTGCTCGCTGTAGGCCTCGACGACGGCCTCGAGGGAGAGGTCATCGTCGGGGAGGTGATCGGTCCCGACGCCGACGACGAGGACATCGCTCACAGCCGCACCGCGCCGCCGCGCGACACCCTCGGCCTCCGCGGCGGACCGGACGATCAGCTCGCGCACGGCCGCGGGGTCGAGTCCCATGTTCCGCTGAGCCGTGTCCATGGCGTCGGCGACCCCGAGCCCCCACGACCAGAGGTGGTGGCGGTACGCGAGAGTGCTGTCCCAGTCGATCTCGGCCGGCACTCCTGGCGTATTGTCTCCGGCGACCCGCGGGACGACGTGAGCCGCAGCGAACGCGGTCCGCGATCGCAGTGCCTCCGGCCGCACGAAACGCCAGGGCTCCGTCTGCTCGACGGTCGTCGTCGTCCCGTCGCTCGCGAGGAGCATGAGCGTCGCCGCGGTCATGCCCCCTCCCCGCCCACAAGGGCGAGCCGCCGACCCGTTCCGCTCGACTCGAGGGCCCGCTCCGCGAGAAGGAGCCCGCGGGCGCCGGAGGCGAAGTCGTACGCGTGCGGCCGCCCCGCCAGGACGTCGCGGATGAACTCCTCCCACTGGGCGCGGAAGCCGTTCACCGGCTCGGTTCCGGGCGGGACCGTCGGCACCGCGAGCCAGTCGGCGGCGTAGTCGTGCGCGTCGGGCAGGTCGGGGTTCCAGGTGGGGGTCGGCGTGCCGTCGCGCGGCTGGATCTTGGCCCCGAAGAGGCCGACGACGGCGCTGCCGAGTGTCCCGTCCACCTGGAACTCCACGAGCTCACCGCGGTCGACGCGCACGTCCCAGCTCGAATTGAGCTGCACGATCACACCGCCCTCGACCTCGATGATCGCGTAGGCCGCGTCGTCGGCCGTCGCGTCGTAGCGGACGCCCGACTCGTCGACGCGCGACGGGATGTGGGTGACGGCCCGGGTGTAGACCGCCTCGATGCGTCCGAAGAGATGCTCGATCACGTAGTTCCAGTGCGGGAACATGTCGACGACGATCCCTCCGCCGTCCTCCGCGCGGTAGTTCCAGCTGGGCCGCTGCGCGTGACGCCAGTCGCCCTCGAACACCCAGTAGCCGAACTCGCCGCGCACCGAGAGGATGCGCCCGAAGAAGCCCGACGCGATGAGCTCGCGCAGGCGCACGAGGCCGGGAAGGTACAGCTTGTCGTGGACGACGCCGTTGACGATGCCCGCATCGTCCGCGCGCCGTGCGAGGTCGAGGGCATCGGCGTGGCTCTCGGCCGTGGGCTTCTCCGTGTAGACGTGTTTGCCGGCGGCGATCGCACGGGTGATGGCTGCCACCCGGGCGCTCGTGATCTGCGCGTCGAAGTAGATGGACCACCGGTCGTCGGCGAGAGCCGCGTCGAGGTCGGTCGAGACGAGGTCGATGCCGTGGCGGTCGGCGATCCGCCGGAGCCTCTCCTCGTCGCGGCCGACGAGCAGCGGCTCGATCGCCACCCTCGAACCGTCGC
Proteins encoded in this window:
- a CDS encoding ThuA domain-containing protein; its protein translation is MRHLIVAAGDQAGSPRRTALLVSGGGRYLDPWHPFAETSAALAGVISRVGLDVVIDDDPDTAFAGLAETDTPPDLLVVNIGNPRPSVPGAGAAEGIEAHLAAGRPVLAVHSSSTAFTEWARWREILGGRWIRGETFHPPQGQGTVRLAERHPITEGAGVSSVTVVDEFYTALAVDDVDAIGWHGHEGVEHPIAWSHTSGHARVVYDALGHDGAAFASRARHALLRAELAWLLTP
- a CDS encoding proline iminopeptidase-family hydrolase, encoding MQIIEGVSPYDGALTAYRVVAHDGDVLGSEGVTPLVVVHGGPGCTLDYLLSLTDLVRPGRPVVFYDQIGNGRSTHRPDAPASLWTVEFFLGELDALLDTLGIAGSYDLLGQSWGGMLGSEHAVRRPAGLRRLILANSPASMPRWRRAALELRAQLPEDVQRTLDAHEAAGTIDSAEYRSASDVFYARHVCRVVPQPPDVAATFAQLDADPTVYRAMNGPTEFHVVGSLREWSVEDRLHRIQVPTLVINGRYDEATDDTVAPFVDLIPDARHHRFEDSSHMPHWEERAAYVDVVARFLDA
- a CDS encoding HpcH/HpaI aldolase family protein — protein: MRFRPNALKRRLLSGVPQNAAWLFTADVDAAEILGGSGFDALILDREHTAVSMERTLEQVRAIRSAGESTVLVRVRRGDPAEVAVLLDMGAEGLLLPDARSAAEVRGFVASTRYPPSGTRGAHYTVSRAAGWGGQAEEYREGAERELLLIAMIESAEGADAVPDLADVDGLDMLFIGPLDLSGSVGAFGAWEDPRYLEALDRTESLALAGGMMLGGALAPPGDAAAWVSRGHLLVTVGSDVTFLRSAASTARSTFPS
- a CDS encoding Gfo/Idh/MocA family protein, which encodes MSTKTIGIIMNGVTGRMGYRQHLVRSIVALRDEGGVLLSDGSRVAIEPLLVGRDEERLRRIADRHGIDLVSTDLDAALADDRWSIYFDAQITSARVAAITRAIAAGKHVYTEKPTAESHADALDLARRADDAGIVNGVVHDKLYLPGLVRLRELIASGFFGRILSVRGEFGYWVFEGDWRHAQRPSWNYRAEDGGGIVVDMFPHWNYVIEHLFGRIEAVYTRAVTHIPSRVDESGVRYDATADDAAYAIIEVEGGVIVQLNSSWDVRVDRGELVEFQVDGTLGSAVVGLFGAKIQPRDGTPTPTWNPDLPDAHDYAADWLAVPTVPPGTEPVNGFRAQWEEFIRDVLAGRPHAYDFASGARGLLLAERALESSGTGRRLALVGGEGA
- a CDS encoding DUF993 family protein gives rise to the protein MTAATLMLLASDGTTTTVEQTEPWRFVRPEALRSRTAFAAAHVVPRVAGDNTPGVPAEIDWDSTLAYRHHLWSWGLGVADAMDTAQRNMGLDPAAVRELIVRSAAEAEGVARRRGAAVSDVLVVGVGTDHLPDDDLSLEAVVEAYSEQLAVVEETGAGVVLMASRHLARAARSAADYARVYREVLERAMSPVILHWLGPAFDPRLSGYFGSVDTRDAPRALLDIIAASDRVRGVKMSLLDADLEIDVRRRLPDGVRLFTGDDFGYVDLIAGDVGGHSDALLGAFAAIAPHASAAIQRLDEDDVDGYRRILGPTEVLSRRIFAAPTPFYKTGIAFLSWLNGRQSGFSMVGGLQSARSLPHLSAIVEAANACGALEDPELAAERWHALLAVGGVVRIGRT
- a CDS encoding sugar phosphate isomerase/epimerase family protein; the encoded protein is MSATGTARRLSINQWTVRRASIPELVSAAVGAGVPAVGLWREALAEFGVADTARAVVDAGLRVSSLCRGGFFTDPEPRAARAAHDGNLRAIEEAHDVGAPVLVLVAGGLPAGSRDLAGARERVRDAIGAIADAAAAAQVVLAIEPLHPMYVADRAVVSTLGQALDIAEQFPADAVGVVVDTFHVWWDPEVLAQIARAGRGGRIASYQVCDFPTPIPADVLLARGMMGDGHIDFGPLTSAVSAAGYRGDVEVEIFNQDIWDADPSGVVRLARERFEALVAPFLDPAAEDAR
- a CDS encoding hydrolase; the encoded protein is MSASAAPTPAGRFHALRAVPLDPRMSWCGFRPSGDLRATAVLVHGSDRDPVGTVAAFRDWAERSGVALVAPLFPGDVRGDGEMNGYKALVGDGLRYDLVLLDAVARAAETFGISSDRFLLFGFSGGAQFAHRFALAHPARLSALSIAAPGNVTLIGSPRAWWPGVRNVHEVIGAVLDLDALRSVPVHAVVGAADDGRDAIRVDPTEPRWVEGANDAGVTRGARLASLVGDWRAHGVEVRHEVLAGVAHELPPLATAAQHFFDAVLPAVEDGAPTTAPGRGGLA